CACCACCTTGCAAGGAGTAAATACAAAAATTAATCCAAAGACTGGTATCACTTTTTTAGAACACCAATGTGcaacaatattattatttttatgttcaaCTCCTCCGCACTAAAGAGGGTATAACCCAAACAGCAAGTaatagaaagaaaagagaaaacagCAGTGCAAGAAAAGTCCAAAATCGAAATAAACAGCTCCATCTTTAACCAATACACAAAATCAGAAGCTAGCATAACAGCAAGACAAACAGCAAATCAGACAAGGCATCAAGAGGGAGAATGGGAAGAGACGTGAAATTCTGATCACCGACATGCATTACACTACGAATCACACTTGAAGTTTCTCCATTATACTCATTTCAATTATCAACTCaaagtcaaaccctagtttttttttttaaacagcaAATCACACAAAGCAGCAACACTCACCATCCATCTGCATGTAACACAATTCTAAATCTAAATATATCCACGAGCACTAAATTGAAATTGAACTAACCTTGTATTTGTCTCCTGAATCATCATAGCCAAATCCAAGGTGCACACTGGCATCAGAATGCAAGTTATTCAAAGTTGGTGAGTTTTCGGATCTCAATCGTAAAGCAGGGTTCCAGAAGCCACTACAAATTTCCCTGTTTCCACCTTCTAGTGATTTATCACCGATCAAACAGACCAAACCGTTGGCCGAGCCTATTGCATAAAAACTATCGTATGTATAACGGTAACACTTGTCTTCGTTGACGACAGTAGAGGCTGGGTATTCGAGTAGACGACGCACAGACTGTGGAGATACCACCCAAGTTTCTGAGTCTTCTACGACATCGAGTAAGGTAAGTAAGGTGTGAGTATGTTTGGGTGATCTTTCAAGGTGAAGTTTAGCGAATGTTGGATCAAAGATGAGCGATTTCCACTCTTTGCAAACGCATGTCAACCTCACCAGAACCTTCACCGGGAGCCATGAAAGGATTTCCTTGATAAGATCGGAAGGGAGAATTGGAAGAGACATCATCTGAGACATCATCGGAGACATGCATTGCACACGAAACCCTATAAAATTTCTTCCGTTCACTCAACACTGTCTATTAAACACATTTCACTTGACAACTCAAACGCTCTCTTTTGTAGTCTTCACGTCTCTCTCTCCTCATTAACTCctctatttaaatttttttaattcatttttataagtttttttttttttaatcaaggatTATATAAaaggagtactaggggtactcaatCCCATTTACAAAAAAACGGGAACAACCCGCAAAAGGGACGAAACCGAGGAAATTACAAAACAATTAGATTCAATCTTAAATATTGCAATGGATCCTTGCAAAACTCATAGAAATTTTAATTGGCAAACCTAATTTCTCCAAAATTCGACCACTTCCAAACTATAACTTTAATGCTCCAAATTATATCAGAAAAATCCCATTTTTCCGACCTGAAAATCACCATATTCCTCCTGCTCCATATACACCAACACACCCCTAACCAAACTAGACTTTCTGCTCCCTTCCTAACTCTGTTAGATCTAAAAGCATTAAACAGAGTAAGATAATTTTCCCAAATACTATAACCCATATCGACATCTATTCCTATCCACCCTAAGATAAATCTCCAAATTTCCTTAGCTATCCTGCAACCAAACAAAATATGATGCAGGGTCTCCTCTTCCTCTTTACAATAAACACACATACGGTCGGaagattcaaaaaacacaccTCTAATCGATAACATGTCTTTGGAAGGAAGCCTGTTAATAATCACTCTCCAAGCAAAGGCTTTGAATCTGAAAGGAACAGCAGCTTTCCAAACCAGGCCCAAGACCTTCTCTCTTGCCGGATCGTAAATTGAGCCCAATCGTTGTTCAGTGATTAGGTCATAACCCGAACTAACCGAATAGGTCCCTTCCGCCGCCGCCTGCCACACAACAGAATCCTCCTTCCCTCTATCTGGACTGACCGATCTCAAAAAATCCAGCAACTCCATAATCTGAACCTGCAAAACAGTGTTATTCATAACCTGAATTCCCAAATTTCCCCATCTCCAAACCTCCCCATCCCACTCCCCCATATTTCTAACAGTATCGTTTTTCATACTCGACAAGGCATATAAAATAGGGAACCTAGATCTCAAGGAAGTCTCACCAATCCAAATGACTTGCTAAAACAGAATTCGATTGTCGGCTCCAATAGCAAATCTGCAATTACCGACGAAAGACCCTTCTTCATGTCTAAACTCCAAACGAGATATATCTTTCCACCATGTTGATGCAGTCCTGCTCTGATTTCCTGAAAAACCAATTAAAGTGCTGTTGAAACCATTGCGTGATTCACATTATACGTTCTCATTCTCATTTAttagtttgattttatttattcttgttAACATTTCTATAGTTACAAACTTAGAATTATTTATTAACTTTAAATGTTAACATTTTTATAGTTACAAACTTAGAATTATTTATaaactttaaatttattttttggttCGTTTACAGTTAGACACTTTAAAAATTCCAGTCTAGATTTATATTACGTTTTGTCAAACTAGTAATAAATCTGTGCATATGCACGAGTTCTGGTTTGATACGCGAATTTGTTTACAtaagatatttattttaaataaaaaataaaatttgagtcaAAATTTTTATaccataaatatcatttttcgtatataaaaatatttaaatcaataatagatttttttcgtatacaaatattatttatatttaggtatcatttagaaaaatatttagatcaatagtaaattttcgtatataaaaataccTAAATTAATAATAGgttttttttctcgtataccatttttgaatcaaaattttttggatcacaaataccaattttcatatattaaaatatttagatcattaatagatttttcacatatacaaatattatttatgtttagaaatcgtttacaaaaatatttgaatcaattgtaaattttcttatataaaaatatttagatcaattgtaaattatgtattaaattttacatttgtatctATCTATTACTAAACAATTGATCAATCTACCTAATTTGCCCTTTCATCAAATTTCTTTTACACTACAAAAAGGACAATTTCGTAATCTTCTAATTAAACCACTTTTTCATTACAATCTACCCATAAAGCCCTTTGATCAACATACTATACATACCTCATTTTCTCCTAATAAAAAGGATATTTCAGTAACTACATAAATAAGCCAGATTTTTTTGTACTTCCCTCTTCCCAAACCCTAGCAGAAGCAATCCGCTGACCTATTTCTCCCTCCATTGTGAACGTCTCACTCTCTGTCTCTTTCTCTGCTCTCACTTTC
The Vicia villosa cultivar HV-30 ecotype Madison, WI linkage group LG6, Vvil1.0, whole genome shotgun sequence genome window above contains:
- the LOC131613991 gene encoding uncharacterized protein LOC131613991 — encoded protein: MGEWDGEVWRWGNLGIQVMNNTVLQVQIMELLDFLRSVSPDRGKEDSVVWQAAAEGTYSVSSGYDLITEQRLGSIYDPAREKVLGLVWKAAVPFRFKAFAWRVIINRLPSKDMLSIRGVFFESSDRMCVYCKEEEETLHHILFGCRIAKEIWRFILGWIGIDVDMGYSIWENYLTLFNAFRSNRVRKGAESLVWLGVCWCIWSRRNMVIFRSEKWDFSDIIWSIKVIVWKWSNFGEIRFAN